Below is a genomic region from Ruania alba.
GACCGGGAGATCCCGGACCCGTGCAACTCCCGGCGCGACCGCGACGGTCAGCCGGACGTCCTCAAGGCACTGCGAGAGCAGCACGTCAGGAACGATCACGACTCGGTGGTCCACGACGAGGACCCGTCACCTGAACGAAGCCGTCGTCAACGTCAGCACTACCTGGCGAACATCTCGATGATCGACGCTCAGGTCGGTGGTCTGATCGAGTCGCTCGACGCGCGCGGCGTCCTCGAGGACACCGTCATCATCTTCACGTCGGACCACGGCGACGCGCTCGGGGACCATGGGCATAGCCAGAAGTGGACCATGTACGAACCGAGCGTCCGTGTGCCAGCCATCGTCTGGGGGCCGGGTCGGGTTCGAGCGGGGTACGTCGTCGACGAGCTCACCTCGTTGTTCGACCTGGGACCGACCGTCCTCGACCTCGTCGGGGCGGACACGCCGGCCTGGATGGAGGCGAGGTCCCTGCTCGGTGCTTGTACCGGAGCGGATTGGCGGGGACGCGAGTATGTCTTTGCCGAGCACGCGCGCGACGGGATCCTCACGGAGACCGCCTTAATGACCATGGTGCGTAGCTCCGACTGGAAGTTGGTCGAGTTCGTCGACTCCGACCAGGGGCAGTTGTTCGATCTTCGGAGCGACCCGATGGAGGAACAGTCGCTGTGGGACGACCCTGCCTGTTTGTCAGTCAAGGCGGAGCTTCGGCAGACGATCTCGCGCTGGCGGGCCGAGAGCGCCCTCCACACGGCAGCGGTGGGGAGAATGCCGACAGCGCTGAGTTGAGGCAGCATGCCGCGGAATGTCGAGTCATGTTGAGCGCGACCGTTGCGCTGTGCGAGGGTTGACGGCCGAGAAGGGGTGCCGTGCGGTGGCGGGAGAGCAGCTCAGCGCTGCCCTCCCGCCGTATCGAGGCGATGCCGTCCGCCTGCTCACTGCGCTGGTGGCAGTACGGTCCGCACCGTTCTAGCGACGCCGCGCCGCCCCCCGGGCGAGCTCGCGGAAGACGCGCATGTGGCTGGCGCCCTCGGGCGGGAGCGGGCCGAGATCGTCGGGCGTCGAGTGGTCCGGGTAGCGGAAGAAAGGCCACAGGATGTAGCGGTCCGCCGTCCCGCCGTGCGCGACGTAGTTCGCGAGCCCTTCCAAGGTGTATTTGCGGAAGTCGTTGTTGCTGGTGTTTCCGGCCCGTTCATCGACGCACTGGAGGCCGAAAGTGATGCCGAGTTCGTTCTGGACGAATTCGCTGGCCTCGACCATCCGGTCCCAGGTGATGACCCCCTTCGGGGTGTCGCGTTCGAGCCGGATCCGGTCGAAGGGCTTGTCCAGATGGATGAAGTCGAGCTCGTGTCCGTTGGCTCTCAGTTCATCCTGGAGCCACGTGGACTCGACCTTCAGCGGCCAGGGGTCGATGATGCCGATGCGCACGTCGGGGAACTCGGGCTTGACCTGGTCGTAGAACTCGACGACGTCCTGGATGCGCCGCTCCACGCTATAGCCCTTGAACCGTCCCGGCCCGGGCTTGGTGAGCACGCTCTGCAACATGATGTCGCCCAGGTTGAACCCGGCCGATCGAACCTGGCGCAAGTTGTTGATCGTGGCGGAGTAGTCCGGCGGACCGTCAGGGATCTCTCCCGTGTCACGGTACTTGTGCCACCACCAGGTGGTTGCCTGGGTCACATTGAACGAGAAGTTCGATTGCGAATGGGCGGCCACCATCTTGTCGAGGAGTTCGGGCGAGTACTTGACCTCGTCGGCGTAGTTGTCCCCGGCGCCGAGCTGGCTGAAGCAGAACGTGTGCATGGCTCGGCGTGCGTGCTGCCAGGTGTCGAGGGCGTCGTACCTGCTGACGAGGTCCGGCGGCATACCGTTGCCACCGAGGCCAAGGTTGTTGTCCTGATACCAGAATTCAGGCACACGGTCGGACGCGTCGGATCCCGCCGACGCCGCTGCGGCGGCCGCTGGTGCGCCGATCGCTCCTGCGATTGAGGCGCCCGCGGCGGAGGTCAGCACCTGGCGACGGGTGAAGTGGTTCCTGGTCGTGCTGCTCATGGTGAATCCTCTCGATTGGTCACGGGTAGCGTCGGGCGGGCACTCCGCGGGCGAGCTCGCGGAAGATTCTCATCTGGCTCGCGCCCTCGGGTGGGAGCGCACCGAGATCGTCGGGGGTCGAGTGCTCGGGGTGCGGAAAGAAGGGCCACAGGATGTAGCGGTCTGCTGTCCCGCCGTGCGCGACGTAGTTCGCGAGCCCTTCCAACGTGTGCTTGCGGAAGTCGTTGCTGCTGGTCTTGCCCGCCTGTTCGTCGACGCACTGGAGCCCGAAGGTGAGGCCTAACTCGTTCTTGACGAACTCACCGACCTCGACCATCCGGTCCCAGGTGATGACACCATGCGGGGTGTTGCGTTCGAGACGGACTCGGTCGAAGGGCTTGTCGAAATGGATGAAGTCGAGTTCGTGCCCGTTGGACCGAAGCTCGTCCTTCAGAAACCGGTAGGCGTCTTGCCACGGAAACTGCCCTGGCAGGGGGTCGATGATCCCGATGCGCACGTCGGGGAACTCTGGTCTGACTTGGTCGTAGAACTCGACGACGTCCCGGATGCGACGCTCCATGCTGTAGCCCAGGAACCGACCAGGCCCCGGCTTCGCCAGGACGCTCTGCAGAATGACGTCCGTGATGGTGAACCCGGTCGAGCGGAGCTGACGCAGGTGGTTGATCGTCGTGGTGTAGTCGGGCGGTCCCTCGGGAACTTCGCCGGTCTCGTTATAGTGCGGCCACCACCAGGCCACTGCTTGGGTCACGTTGTAGCAGAAGTTCATTCCGGCGTGGGCGGCCGCCATCTTCTCGAGGAACGCGGGCCGCTCCGAAAGCCCCTGCCTGACGAAGGTGCCCTGTTCGAGCGCGAAGGTATGCATCTGTGCGCGTGCGAGTGCCCATGAGTCGAGGTCGTCGTACCTGCTGAAGAAGTCGGTGGGGACCCCTCTGCCGCCCAACCCCAGATTGTTGTCCTGATACCAGAACTCGGGTACGCGTTCGGACGCTTCCGCAGCGCTGTGATCCGTGGCAGTCGCCGCGGACGCGGTGGCGATGCTCGCGCCCG
It encodes:
- a CDS encoding sulfatase family protein, which produces MEESARRPNIVFIITDQQRWDTIAALGHAHAHTPHLDRLVREGTAFSHMYVTSPSCAPSRASLFTGLYPHTTGVYKNDDVWRHSWVEEVAAQGYRCANVGKMHTFPYDASVGFHERHVVENKDRGSPDLPFLFDDWDKALWSHGHVKPDRRTLRNLPDYGDRLGAFDWELPEDLHVDNFVGNMARHWIDVSPDISDQPFFLQVGFPGPHPPYDAVPRYIEKYTDREIPDPCNSRRDRDGQPDVLKALREQHVRNDHDSVVHDEDPSPERSRRQRQHYLANISMIDAQVGGLIESLDARGVLEDTVIIFTSDHGDALGDHGHSQKWTMYEPSVRVPAIVWGPGRVRAGYVVDELTSLFDLGPTVLDLVGADTPAWMEARSLLGACTGADWRGREYVFAEHARDGILTETALMTMVRSSDWKLVEFVDSDQGQLFDLRSDPMEEQSLWDDPACLSVKAELRQTISRWRAESALHTAAVGRMPTALS